A DNA window from Streptomyces asoensis contains the following coding sequences:
- a CDS encoding TetR family transcriptional regulator: MSHTFGIRQAQKQKTRQALMDAALLLLEEQSLSSLGLREVTRAVGVAPTAFYRHFRSTADLGVALVEEALGSLHPMIRTTVTTADTSEERIARAVELIAGHVTAYPAHVRFIARERHGGVQPVREAIRDQLARFAEEVRTELAKDADADGWSGDDLLMLSHLYVDQMLITASLFLESLEASPDERERVGRLAARQLRLISIGRHHWLD, translated from the coding sequence ATGAGTCACACCTTCGGCATCAGGCAGGCCCAGAAGCAGAAGACCCGGCAGGCGCTCATGGACGCGGCGTTGCTGCTGCTGGAGGAGCAGAGCCTGAGCAGCCTGGGGCTGCGCGAGGTCACCCGCGCCGTCGGTGTCGCCCCGACCGCCTTCTACCGGCACTTCCGCTCCACCGCGGACCTGGGCGTGGCCCTGGTCGAAGAGGCGCTGGGCAGCCTGCACCCGATGATCCGCACCACCGTGACCACGGCCGACACGAGCGAGGAACGCATCGCGCGCGCTGTGGAGTTGATCGCCGGTCACGTGACCGCGTACCCCGCCCACGTCCGTTTCATCGCGCGTGAGCGACATGGCGGAGTCCAGCCGGTGCGGGAGGCGATCCGGGACCAACTGGCCCGGTTCGCCGAGGAGGTGAGGACCGAACTCGCCAAGGACGCGGACGCGGACGGCTGGAGCGGCGACGACCTGCTGATGCTCTCGCACCTCTACGTCGACCAGATGCTCATCACGGCCTCGCTGTTCCTGGAGTCGCTGGAGGCCTCGCCGGACGAGCGGGAGCGGGTCGGGCGGCTCGCGGCCCGCCAGCTGCGGCTCATCAGCATCGGCCGGCATCACTGGCTGGACTGA
- a CDS encoding thioesterase family protein: MSEAATAAAERAPHALGTASIGDSEFDRDTALTRRAPGVYDIDLSAGWTIISAVNGGYLLAVLGRALADALPHGDPFTVSAHYLTASQPGPAVVRTDVVRTGRTLSTGQASLFQYDENGAEVERIRVLASYGDLAALPDDVRTTARPPAIPPMDQCFGPEDGPAPVDGSSAIADRLMLKLDPSTLGWALGQPSGRGEMRAWFGLKDGRDPDPLSLLLAVDALPPTAFEIGLRGWVPTVELTVHVRCRPAPGPLRVSITTRNLAGGFLEEDAEVWDSADRLVAQSRQLARVRLG, encoded by the coding sequence ATGTCAGAAGCAGCTACCGCGGCGGCCGAGCGGGCCCCCCACGCCCTGGGCACGGCCTCGATCGGCGACAGCGAGTTCGACCGCGACACCGCGCTCACCCGGCGGGCGCCCGGCGTCTACGACATCGACCTGTCGGCCGGCTGGACGATCATCAGCGCCGTCAACGGCGGCTACCTCCTCGCCGTCCTCGGCCGCGCGCTCGCGGACGCCCTCCCGCACGGCGACCCCTTCACCGTCTCGGCGCACTATCTGACGGCGTCGCAGCCCGGCCCGGCCGTCGTGCGCACCGACGTCGTCCGCACCGGCCGGACCCTGTCGACCGGACAGGCCTCGCTCTTCCAGTACGACGAGAACGGCGCCGAGGTCGAGCGCATCCGGGTCCTCGCCTCCTACGGCGACCTGGCCGCCCTGCCGGACGACGTCCGCACGACGGCACGGCCGCCCGCGATCCCGCCGATGGACCAGTGCTTCGGGCCCGAGGACGGACCGGCACCGGTCGACGGCAGTTCCGCGATCGCCGACCGACTGATGCTCAAGCTCGACCCGTCGACCCTCGGCTGGGCGCTCGGGCAGCCGTCCGGCAGGGGGGAGATGCGAGCCTGGTTCGGCCTCAAGGACGGCCGCGACCCCGATCCGCTCTCCCTCCTCCTCGCCGTGGACGCCCTGCCGCCCACGGCCTTCGAGATCGGCCTGCGCGGCTGGGTCCCCACGGTCGAGCTGACGGTGCACGTGCGCTGCCGTCCGGCTCCGGGCCCGCTGCGCGTCTCCATCACCACCCGCAACCTCGCCGGCGGCTTCCTGGAGGAGGACGCCGAGGTCTGGGACAGCGCCGACAGGCTGGTCGCGCAGTCGCGCCAGCTGGCACGGGTCAGGCTCGGCTGA
- a CDS encoding alpha/beta hydrolase: protein MSLTGTPFLYTLIALSVLAVALPLLLWSRLRGPRVLRAVARVVMLLFAQGTAVALVFVLVNNANGLYDTWEDLLGTGTHVNQAADLGPDGTGGIALDRLPKVRQTFTQAEGPGMHAAGGVRVTQLKGQVSGVNAEVYVWLPPQYDEPAYAHRAFPVVELLPGYPGSAKSWYGTLRVHQQLAPLMRSGKVAPFVLVAPRTTLLPGVDTGCANVPGTVNADSWLSIDVPKMVKDNFRVQSAPKGWAVAGYSAGAHCATKLAVAHPDRYRAAVSLSGYSDPIVEPNSLAAQSPALRRANNPYLLLRKAAVAPPVALYLSGQPKDGYEAAVALRQEAKAPTTVHVVYIPSTAGGHTMALWRPQVVPAFRWLTTQLGQQRVTGAGAGKAAAPHAPSNAGSRRAALASGNASREAAARKP, encoded by the coding sequence ATGAGCCTCACCGGGACTCCGTTCCTCTACACCTTGATCGCGCTGTCCGTCCTCGCCGTGGCGCTGCCGCTGCTGCTGTGGTCGCGGCTGCGCGGGCCGCGCGTCCTGCGCGCCGTGGCCCGGGTCGTGATGCTGCTGTTCGCCCAGGGCACCGCGGTCGCCCTGGTGTTCGTCCTGGTCAACAACGCCAACGGCCTGTACGACACCTGGGAGGACCTGCTGGGCACCGGGACCCATGTGAACCAGGCCGCCGACCTGGGACCCGACGGCACCGGCGGCATCGCCCTGGACCGGCTGCCCAAGGTCCGGCAGACCTTCACCCAGGCCGAGGGGCCGGGCATGCACGCGGCCGGCGGGGTACGCGTCACCCAGCTCAAGGGCCAGGTCTCCGGCGTCAACGCCGAGGTCTACGTCTGGCTGCCCCCGCAGTACGACGAGCCCGCCTACGCGCACCGCGCCTTCCCCGTGGTGGAGCTGCTGCCGGGCTACCCGGGCTCGGCGAAGTCCTGGTACGGAACGCTGCGGGTGCACCAGCAACTGGCACCGCTGATGCGCTCGGGCAAGGTCGCCCCGTTCGTCCTGGTCGCACCGCGCACCACCCTCCTGCCCGGCGTGGACACCGGCTGCGCCAACGTGCCGGGCACCGTCAACGCCGACAGCTGGCTGAGCATCGACGTGCCGAAGATGGTCAAGGACAACTTCCGGGTCCAGTCCGCGCCCAAGGGCTGGGCGGTCGCGGGGTACTCGGCGGGGGCGCACTGCGCGACCAAGCTCGCCGTCGCCCACCCCGACCGCTACCGGGCGGCGGTGAGCCTGTCCGGGTACAGCGACCCCATCGTCGAGCCGAACTCCCTCGCCGCGCAGAGCCCCGCCCTGCGCCGGGCCAACAACCCGTACCTGCTGCTGCGCAAGGCCGCCGTGGCGCCCCCCGTGGCCCTCTACCTGTCCGGCCAGCCGAAGGACGGCTACGAGGCCGCCGTGGCCCTGCGCCAGGAGGCCAAGGCACCGACGACCGTGCACGTCGTCTACATCCCGAGCACCGCGGGCGGCCACACCATGGCGCTGTGGCGTCCGCAGGTCGTGCCGGCCTTCCGCTGGCTGACGACCCAGCTGGGCCAGCAGCGCGTCACGGGCGCGGGCGCGGGGAAGGCGGCTGCTCCTCACGCACCGTCGAACGCCGGTTCCAGGCGCGCGGCGCTCGCCAGTGGAAACGCATCGCGAGAAGCCGCAGCACGAAAGCCGTGA
- a CDS encoding trimeric intracellular cation channel family protein encodes MLQQIFSPSVQHTLDLVGIFVFAISGALLAVRKNFDVFGIAMLAEVTALGGGVFRDLVIGAVPPAAFTDLGYFLTPLLAALLVVFLHPQVERIQTGVNAFDAAGLGLFCVTGTTKAYDYGLGLTASAALGVATAVGGGVLRDVLANEVPSLLRWDRDLYAVPAIVGATMVVLCIRYDALTPLASGLAAVTAFVLRLLAMRFHWRAPRAWNRRSTVREEQPPSPRPRP; translated from the coding sequence GTGCTCCAGCAAATCTTCAGCCCCTCCGTCCAGCACACGCTCGATCTGGTCGGCATCTTCGTCTTCGCCATATCGGGCGCGCTGCTGGCCGTCCGCAAGAACTTCGACGTGTTCGGCATAGCGATGCTCGCCGAGGTCACCGCGCTGGGCGGCGGGGTCTTCCGCGACCTGGTCATCGGGGCCGTGCCCCCGGCCGCCTTCACGGACCTGGGGTACTTCCTCACCCCGCTGCTGGCCGCCCTCCTGGTCGTCTTCCTGCACCCCCAGGTGGAGCGCATCCAGACGGGCGTCAACGCCTTCGACGCGGCCGGCCTCGGCCTTTTCTGTGTGACGGGGACGACCAAGGCCTACGACTACGGTCTGGGCCTGACCGCGTCGGCCGCGCTGGGCGTCGCCACCGCCGTGGGCGGCGGTGTGCTGCGCGACGTGCTGGCCAACGAGGTGCCCTCCCTGCTGCGCTGGGACCGCGATCTCTACGCGGTCCCGGCGATCGTCGGCGCCACCATGGTGGTGCTCTGCATCCGCTACGACGCGCTCACACCGCTGGCCAGCGGCCTGGCCGCGGTCACGGCTTTCGTGCTGCGGCTTCTCGCGATGCGTTTCCACTGGCGAGCGCCGCGCGCCTGGAACCGGCGTTCGACGGTGCGTGAGGAGCAGCCGCCTTCCCCGCGCCCGCGCCCGTGA
- a CDS encoding ABC transporter ATP-binding protein — translation MSDDEKAVKIPAQADGPREQGATLTEGAAPGEVLLKVSGLQKHFPIKKGLLQRQVGAVHAVDGIDFEVRSGETLGVVGESGCGKSTMGRLITRLLEPTAGKIEFQGKDITHLGVSGMRPLRRDVQMIFQDPYSSLNPRHTIGTIVGAPFRLQGVEPEGGIKKEVQRLLSVVGLNPEHYNRYPHEFSGGQRQRIGIARALALNPRLVVADEPVSALDVSIQAQVVNLLDDLQEELGLTYVIIAHDLSVVRHVSDRIAVMYLGKIVELADRDLLYKTPMHPYTKALMSAVPIPDPRRKDAKSERILLKGDVPSPISPPSGCRFHTRCWKATQICTTKEPALVELRPGQQVACHHPENFADQAPQDTVLLTVAKEAAELVADEVLAESAETSAAVAAEVAAEAAAQSAEPVVAAEPAEPVTGPAEGAEGTPEVSGDDTPAKEK, via the coding sequence GTGAGTGACGACGAGAAAGCGGTGAAGATCCCCGCGCAGGCCGACGGGCCGAGGGAGCAGGGCGCCACCCTCACCGAGGGCGCCGCCCCCGGCGAGGTCCTGCTGAAGGTGAGCGGGCTCCAGAAGCACTTCCCGATCAAGAAGGGCCTGCTCCAGCGGCAGGTCGGGGCGGTGCACGCGGTCGACGGCATCGACTTCGAGGTCCGCTCCGGCGAGACGCTCGGCGTCGTCGGCGAGTCCGGCTGCGGAAAGTCCACGATGGGCCGGCTCATCACCCGGCTGCTCGAACCGACCGCCGGCAAGATCGAGTTCCAGGGCAAGGACATCACGCACCTCGGGGTGAGCGGCATGCGTCCGCTGCGCCGCGATGTGCAGATGATCTTCCAGGACCCGTACTCGTCGCTGAACCCGCGCCACACCATCGGCACGATCGTCGGCGCTCCCTTCCGGCTCCAGGGTGTCGAGCCCGAGGGCGGCATCAAGAAGGAAGTGCAGCGGCTGCTGTCGGTCGTGGGTCTCAACCCCGAGCACTACAACCGCTACCCGCACGAGTTCTCCGGCGGTCAGCGCCAGCGCATCGGCATCGCCCGCGCGCTCGCGCTGAACCCGAGGCTGGTCGTCGCCGACGAGCCGGTCTCGGCGCTGGACGTGTCGATCCAGGCCCAGGTCGTCAACCTCCTCGACGACCTCCAGGAAGAGCTCGGCCTGACGTACGTGATCATCGCGCACGACCTGTCGGTCGTCCGGCACGTCTCGGACCGGATCGCGGTGATGTACCTCGGCAAGATCGTGGAGCTGGCCGACCGTGACCTGCTCTACAAGACGCCGATGCACCCGTACACCAAGGCGCTGATGTCCGCGGTCCCGATCCCGGACCCGCGGCGCAAGGACGCCAAGAGCGAGCGCATCCTGCTCAAGGGCGACGTGCCCTCGCCGATCTCGCCGCCCAGCGGCTGCCGCTTCCACACCCGGTGCTGGAAGGCGACGCAGATCTGCACCACCAAGGAGCCGGCGCTCGTCGAGCTGCGGCCGGGCCAGCAGGTCGCCTGCCACCACCCGGAGAACTTCGCGGACCAGGCTCCGCAGGACACCGTCCTGCTGACCGTCGCGAAGGAGGCCGCGGAGCTGGTGGCCGACGAGGTGCTCGCGGAGTCGGCGGAGACGTCGGCCGCGGTGGCGGCGGAGGTGGCGGCCGAGGCCGCCGCGCAGTCCGCCGAGCCGGTCGTGGCCGCCGAGCCCGCGGAGCCCGTCACCGGGCCGGCCGAGGGTGCCGAGGGCACTCCGGAGGTCTCCGGGGACGACACTCCGGCCAAGGAGAAGTAA
- a CDS encoding ABC transporter ATP-binding protein gives MTELSKSGAAVGEPTPASPAPTAFLEVRDLKVHFPTDDGLVKSVDGLSFQLEKGKTLGIVGESGSGKSVTSLGIMGLHTAGQYGKRKAQISGEIWLDGTELLSADPDHVRKLRGREMAMIFQDPLSALHPYYTIGQQIVEAYRIHHDVDKKTAKRRAVEMLDRVGIPQPDKRVDSYPHEFSGGMRQRAMIAMSLVNNPELLIADEPTTALDVTVQAQILDLIRDLQKEFGSAVIVITHDLGVVAELADDILVMYGGRCVERGPADKVFYEPRHPYTWGLLGSMPRLDREQQDRLIPVKGSPPSLINIPSGCAFNPRCPYADLPKDNVTRTVRPELSEVGSRHWAACHLSTEQRERIWTEEIAPKL, from the coding sequence ATGACCGAACTCAGCAAGAGCGGAGCGGCCGTGGGCGAGCCCACCCCCGCCTCGCCCGCGCCGACCGCCTTCCTCGAAGTGCGCGACCTCAAGGTGCACTTCCCGACCGACGACGGCCTGGTCAAGTCCGTCGACGGGCTCAGCTTCCAGCTGGAGAAGGGCAAGACCCTCGGCATCGTCGGCGAGTCCGGCTCCGGCAAGTCGGTGACCTCGCTCGGCATCATGGGCCTGCACACCGCCGGCCAGTACGGCAAGCGCAAGGCCCAGATCTCCGGCGAGATCTGGCTGGACGGCACCGAGCTGCTGTCCGCCGACCCGGACCACGTGCGCAAGCTGCGGGGCCGCGAGATGGCGATGATCTTCCAGGATCCGCTGTCGGCGCTGCACCCGTACTACACGATCGGTCAGCAGATCGTGGAGGCGTACCGGATCCACCACGACGTCGACAAGAAGACCGCCAAGCGCCGTGCGGTCGAGATGCTCGACCGGGTGGGCATCCCGCAGCCGGACAAGCGCGTGGACAGCTACCCGCACGAGTTCTCCGGCGGTATGCGCCAGCGCGCGATGATCGCGATGTCGCTGGTCAACAACCCCGAGCTGCTCATCGCGGACGAGCCGACGACCGCCCTGGACGTGACCGTCCAGGCGCAGATCCTCGACCTGATCCGCGACCTCCAGAAGGAGTTCGGCTCCGCGGTCATCGTCATCACCCACGACCTGGGCGTCGTCGCCGAACTGGCCGACGACATCCTGGTGATGTACGGCGGCCGCTGCGTCGAGCGCGGCCCGGCCGACAAGGTGTTCTACGAGCCCAGGCACCCCTACACCTGGGGACTGCTCGGCTCGATGCCGCGCCTGGACCGCGAGCAGCAGGACCGCCTGATCCCGGTCAAGGGATCGCCGCCCTCGCTGATCAACATCCCGTCCGGCTGCGCGTTCAACCCGCGCTGCCCGTACGCGGACCTCCCGAAGGACAACGTCACCCGCACCGTGCGGCCCGAGCTGTCCGAGGTGGGCAGCCGCCACTGGGCCGCCTGCCACCTGAGCACGGAGCAGCGGGAGCGTATCTGGACCGAAGAGATTGCGCCGAAGCTGTGA
- a CDS encoding ABC transporter permease produces MLAYLIRRLFAAVVMLVVIVMVVFGIFFLIPKWAGVDIALSFVGKQADPAAVEGVREKLGLGDPIYAQVWEFFKGIFAGRTYTGGGDSIHCAAPCFGYSFRSEQAVWPVLTDRFPVTLALALGAAVLWLIFGVSAGVLSALKRGSLWDRGAMVIALSGVSLPIYFTGMVALSIFVYGLDLFDGQFVPLDDSFTGWFGGMILPWVTLAFLYAAMYARITRATMLEILGEDYIRTARAKGLKEQTVIGKHAMRSTMTPLLTMLGMDLGALIGGAILTETAFNLPGLGQAVLNAIKNQDLPIILGVTLITSLAVLVANLVVDIMYAVIDPRVRLA; encoded by the coding sequence GTGCTCGCTTACCTCATCAGGCGGCTGTTCGCCGCCGTAGTGATGCTCGTGGTCATCGTCATGGTGGTCTTCGGCATCTTCTTCCTCATCCCCAAGTGGGCTGGCGTAGACATCGCCTTGAGCTTCGTGGGCAAGCAGGCCGACCCTGCCGCCGTCGAGGGTGTGCGCGAGAAGCTGGGCCTGGGCGACCCGATCTACGCCCAGGTCTGGGAGTTCTTCAAGGGCATCTTCGCCGGTCGCACCTACACGGGCGGTGGCGACTCCATCCACTGCGCCGCCCCGTGCTTCGGCTACTCCTTCCGCAGTGAGCAGGCCGTCTGGCCGGTGCTGACCGACCGCTTCCCGGTGACCCTGGCGCTCGCGCTCGGTGCCGCCGTGCTGTGGCTGATCTTCGGTGTCTCGGCGGGTGTGCTCTCCGCGCTCAAGCGGGGCAGCCTGTGGGACCGCGGCGCGATGGTCATCGCGCTCTCGGGTGTCTCCCTGCCCATCTACTTCACCGGCATGGTCGCCCTGTCGATCTTCGTGTACGGACTCGACCTGTTCGACGGTCAGTTCGTGCCCCTGGACGACAGTTTCACCGGATGGTTCGGCGGGATGATCCTCCCCTGGGTCACCCTCGCGTTCCTGTACGCGGCGATGTACGCCCGTATCACCCGGGCCACCATGCTCGAGATCCTCGGCGAGGACTACATCCGCACGGCCCGCGCCAAGGGCCTCAAGGAGCAGACCGTCATCGGCAAGCACGCCATGCGCTCCACGATGACCCCGCTGCTGACCATGCTCGGCATGGACCTCGGCGCCCTCATCGGCGGTGCGATCCTGACCGAGACGGCGTTCAACCTGCCCGGTCTCGGCCAGGCGGTCCTCAACGCCATCAAGAACCAGGACCTGCCCATCATCCTGGGCGTCACCCTGATCACTTCTCTGGCGGTGCTCGTCGCCAACCTCGTGGTGGACATTATGTACGCCGTGATCGACCCCCGAGTGAGGCTGGCATGA
- a CDS encoding ABC transporter substrate-binding protein: protein MTTQRTSGRRKQAFAAAAAVAALLTTAACGGGGDDGDKGSSSGAAGFDAANNKVAQASAAKKGGTLKFGAAQDADSWDTTRGYYGMMWNFARYYSRQLVTNKAEPGAAGAEITPDLATETAKVTDDGKTYTYTLRDGVTWEDGKPITSKDVKYGIERVWAQDVLSGGPTYLKDVLDPKGAYKGPYKDTSADKLGLKAIDTPDDKTIVFHLPQANSDFEEMLALVSASPVRQDMDTKSKYGLKPFSSGPYKFESYAPGKDLKLVRNTSWKQASDPVRKAYPDQITIQFFSDANQLDQRLLSGDLDLDLNQTGMSPQGRTTALKQHKGNLDNPVSGYVRYAVFPQSVAPFNNIECRKAVILGADHVSLQTARGGPVAGGDIGTNMLPPSVPGAEGQKYDPYEIAGANKSGNEAKAKEALKACGQPNGFKTTIAVRNNKPVEVATAQSLQASLKKIGINAEIDQYDGSQTAGIIGSPSNVKKKGYGIIIMGWGPDFPSVQGFGLPLWNSKYIAQSGNNNYALINDKTIDGLFSSYVTTLDDAGKTKIATEINHKVMEGAYYLPFVFERFINWRSDNLANVYTTDGYSGQYDFVNLGLKNPKK from the coding sequence GTGACTACCCAACGCACCTCAGGGCGGCGGAAGCAGGCGTTCGCCGCTGCTGCCGCGGTCGCCGCGCTGCTGACCACCGCGGCGTGCGGCGGCGGTGGAGATGACGGCGACAAGGGCTCGAGCTCCGGCGCCGCCGGCTTCGACGCCGCGAACAACAAGGTCGCCCAGGCCTCCGCCGCCAAGAAGGGCGGCACGCTGAAGTTCGGTGCCGCGCAGGACGCCGACTCGTGGGACACCACGCGTGGCTACTACGGCATGATGTGGAACTTCGCGCGCTACTACAGCCGCCAGCTCGTCACCAACAAGGCCGAGCCGGGCGCCGCGGGCGCCGAGATCACTCCGGACCTCGCCACCGAGACCGCCAAGGTCACGGACGACGGCAAGACCTACACGTACACCCTGCGTGACGGCGTCACGTGGGAGGACGGCAAGCCGATCACGTCCAAGGACGTGAAGTACGGCATCGAGCGCGTGTGGGCGCAGGACGTCCTGTCCGGCGGTCCGACGTACCTGAAGGACGTGCTCGACCCCAAGGGCGCGTACAAGGGTCCCTACAAGGACACGTCCGCGGACAAGCTCGGTCTGAAGGCGATAGACACGCCCGACGACAAGACCATCGTCTTCCACCTCCCGCAGGCCAACTCGGACTTCGAGGAGATGCTGGCCCTGGTCTCGGCCTCGCCGGTCCGCCAGGACATGGACACCAAGTCCAAGTACGGCCTCAAGCCGTTCTCCTCGGGCCCGTACAAGTTCGAGTCCTACGCCCCGGGCAAGGACCTCAAGCTGGTCCGCAACACCTCCTGGAAGCAGGCCTCGGACCCGGTCCGCAAGGCCTACCCGGACCAGATCACGATCCAGTTCTTCTCGGACGCCAACCAGCTCGACCAGCGTCTGCTCAGCGGTGACCTGGACCTTGACCTGAACCAGACCGGCATGTCGCCGCAGGGCCGCACCACCGCCCTGAAGCAGCACAAGGGCAACCTGGACAACCCGGTCTCCGGCTACGTCCGCTACGCGGTCTTCCCGCAGAGCGTCGCGCCGTTCAACAACATCGAGTGCCGCAAGGCCGTCATCCTCGGCGCCGACCACGTGTCGCTCCAGACCGCCCGTGGCGGCCCGGTCGCCGGTGGCGACATCGGCACCAACATGCTCCCGCCGTCCGTCCCGGGCGCCGAGGGCCAGAAGTACGACCCGTACGAGATCGCGGGCGCGAACAAGAGCGGCAACGAGGCCAAGGCCAAGGAGGCCCTGAAGGCCTGCGGTCAGCCGAACGGCTTCAAGACCACCATCGCGGTGCGTAACAACAAGCCGGTCGAGGTGGCCACCGCCCAGTCGCTCCAGGCGTCGCTGAAGAAGATCGGCATCAACGCCGAGATCGACCAGTACGACGGCTCGCAGACCGCCGGCATCATCGGCAGCCCCTCGAACGTGAAGAAGAAGGGCTACGGCATCATCATCATGGGCTGGGGTCCGGACTTCCCGTCCGTGCAGGGCTTCGGTCTCCCGCTGTGGAACAGCAAGTACATCGCGCAGAGCGGTAACAACAACTACGCGCTGATCAACGACAAGACCATCGACGGTCTGTTCTCGTCCTACGTCACCACCCTGGACGACGCCGGCAAGACCAAGATCGCCACGGAGATCAACCACAAGGTGATGGAGGGCGCGTACTACCTGCCCTTCGTCTTCGAGCGGTTCATCAACTGGCGCTCGGACAACCTGGCGAACGTCTACACCACCGACGGTTACAGCGGTCAGTACGACTTCGTGAACCTCGGTCTGAAGAACCCGAAGAAGTAG
- a CDS encoding ABC transporter permease, with the protein MTAPLHEPTAEAAPSAAEEASVANSGAKAVQGRSLGRIAWERLKRDKLALTGGVVVLALVVIALLAPVITSLLGQDPNEYHENLIDPLFGTPTGSLGGISGDHLLGVEPVNGRDIFARILYGARISLLVGFLSAVVAVILGTVLGILAGFFGGWVDSLISRVMDGLLAFPQLLFIIALVSVMPNHMLGLTGSSVRVFVMILVIGFFGWPYIGRVVRGQTLSLREREYVEAARSLGAGRLYILFKELLPNLVAPIVVYTTMMIPTNILTEAALSFLGVGVKPPTASWGQMLSSAIDYYESDPMYMVVPGVAIFITVLAFNLFGDGIRDALDPKASR; encoded by the coding sequence ATGACGGCACCATTGCACGAGCCGACCGCGGAAGCGGCCCCGAGCGCGGCCGAGGAAGCGTCGGTCGCCAACAGCGGCGCCAAGGCCGTTCAGGGCCGTTCCCTGGGCCGGATCGCCTGGGAACGCCTCAAGCGGGACAAGCTCGCCCTCACGGGCGGCGTCGTCGTGCTCGCCCTCGTCGTGATCGCGCTGCTCGCGCCGGTCATCACGAGCCTCCTCGGGCAGGACCCGAACGAGTACCACGAGAACCTCATCGATCCGCTCTTCGGCACGCCCACGGGCTCCCTGGGCGGCATCAGCGGTGACCACCTGCTCGGCGTCGAGCCGGTCAACGGCCGCGACATCTTCGCCCGCATCCTCTACGGGGCCCGGATCTCCCTGCTGGTCGGCTTCCTGTCCGCCGTGGTGGCCGTGATCCTCGGAACGGTGCTGGGCATCCTCGCCGGCTTCTTCGGCGGCTGGGTCGACTCCCTGATCAGCCGGGTGATGGACGGCCTGCTCGCCTTCCCGCAGCTGCTCTTCATCATCGCGCTGGTCTCCGTCATGCCGAACCACATGCTGGGCCTCACCGGTTCGAGCGTGCGCGTGTTCGTGATGATCCTGGTCATCGGCTTCTTCGGCTGGCCCTACATCGGACGCGTCGTGCGCGGCCAGACGCTCTCGCTGCGCGAGCGCGAGTACGTCGAGGCCGCCCGGTCGCTGGGCGCGGGGCGCCTGTACATCCTGTTCAAGGAACTGCTGCCCAACCTGGTCGCCCCGATCGTCGTGTACACGACGATGATGATCCCCACCAACATCCTCACCGAGGCGGCGCTCAGCTTCCTGGGCGTCGGCGTCAAGCCGCCCACCGCCTCGTGGGGACAGATGCTCTCGAGCGCGATCGACTACTACGAGTCCGACCCCATGTACATGGTGGTCCCGGGTGTGGCGATCTTCATCACCGTGCTGGCGTTCAACCTCTTCGGTGACGGCATCCGGGACGCGCTCGACCCCAAGGCCTCGCGCTGA
- a CDS encoding enhanced serine sensitivity protein SseB C-terminal domain-containing protein yields MLRQVTPGRYDAYEALLRALATPSSGQVWMLLWHGQAGSPDAQYGNMEVDGHGYAPCVTSAQELSASGWNRSYEVLDGLDVARTLYPDRYGLWLNPHAPGGGVGIPWLDLRRIATGLDRQPAGPLRLSEPGIEIPQFYALLAQNAHRTPAVRALRRAWVQPALGAPYLAIGLDVYDSSPPAVDAVRQMMQQSIGAVPDGLPVSTVAMTDEYDPVVMWMRAAARPFYDREAHAPAPAPAGGYGYPPSGRY; encoded by the coding sequence ATGCTGCGCCAGGTCACGCCCGGGCGCTACGACGCCTACGAGGCGCTCCTGCGCGCGCTCGCGACCCCCTCCTCCGGCCAGGTCTGGATGCTGCTCTGGCACGGCCAGGCCGGTTCCCCCGACGCCCAGTACGGGAACATGGAGGTCGACGGGCACGGTTACGCGCCCTGCGTCACCTCCGCCCAGGAGCTCAGCGCGAGCGGCTGGAACAGATCGTACGAGGTGCTCGACGGGCTCGACGTGGCCCGCACCCTCTATCCCGACCGCTACGGCCTCTGGCTGAACCCGCACGCCCCCGGCGGCGGAGTCGGCATTCCCTGGCTGGATCTGCGGCGCATCGCCACCGGACTGGACCGCCAGCCCGCGGGGCCGCTGCGGCTGTCCGAACCCGGGATCGAGATCCCGCAGTTCTACGCCCTGCTCGCGCAGAACGCCCACCGTACCCCGGCGGTCCGCGCTTTGCGCCGGGCCTGGGTGCAGCCGGCGCTGGGCGCGCCCTATCTGGCCATCGGGCTCGACGTGTACGACTCCTCGCCGCCCGCCGTGGACGCCGTGCGGCAGATGATGCAGCAGTCCATCGGCGCGGTGCCGGACGGACTGCCGGTCTCGACGGTCGCCATGACGGACGAGTACGACCCCGTCGTGATGTGGATGCGCGCGGCCGCCCGGCCCTTCTACGACCGTGAGGCGCACGCCCCGGCCCCGGCTCCGGCCGGCGGCTACGGGTATCCGCCCAGCGGACGTTACTGA